One window of Marinomonas primoryensis genomic DNA carries:
- a CDS encoding LysR family transcriptional regulator, with the protein MANIDLNLIRTFVMLYDTRSVTITAEQLFVTQPSVSYALSRLRDIFKDRLFIKTKGGMEPTATALQLYDELNQSLSKIENTIANVLHFDPAQSQKRFCVAMTDLGEMALLPPIFARLQKEAPNVEMEVVPLEIDKVDEWMSSGKIDAVICSRQLNNQNIERHIIFEERYVCIINEKFAPLSHELTMLQFMSHKHALVTRSQGHGATEEVLSRLGEKRKVSLEVSHFSILPSVLAKTELIAILPYKIATFFSESNPLKIYELPFTVPAFEVALHWQSRHNQSLSHRWFRNLIANALSDPQSH; encoded by the coding sequence ATGGCTAATATAGATCTGAATCTTATTCGCACTTTTGTAATGCTTTACGACACTCGAAGTGTGACCATAACAGCGGAACAACTCTTTGTGACTCAACCATCGGTTAGCTATGCACTATCGAGATTGAGAGACATATTTAAAGACCGCCTATTTATCAAAACAAAAGGTGGTATGGAGCCCACGGCAACGGCTCTACAACTTTATGATGAGTTAAACCAATCCCTCAGCAAGATAGAAAATACCATAGCCAACGTGCTGCATTTTGATCCTGCTCAGTCGCAAAAACGTTTTTGTGTTGCCATGACAGACTTAGGCGAAATGGCGCTGCTTCCACCTATTTTTGCCCGCTTGCAAAAAGAAGCCCCTAATGTCGAAATGGAAGTCGTACCGCTTGAAATAGATAAAGTGGATGAATGGATGTCATCAGGAAAGATCGATGCTGTGATATGCAGCAGGCAGCTAAATAATCAAAATATCGAACGCCACATCATATTTGAAGAGCGCTATGTCTGTATTATCAATGAAAAATTTGCACCACTGAGCCATGAATTAACCATGCTGCAATTCATGTCACACAAGCACGCTTTGGTTACTCGAAGTCAAGGGCATGGCGCCACAGAAGAAGTTCTTTCACGTTTAGGAGAAAAACGTAAAGTCAGTTTAGAAGTATCTCACTTTTCAATTTTGCCATCAGTTCTAGCAAAAACCGAACTAATCGCAATACTGCCATATAAAATTGCCACCTTCTTTTCTGAAAGTAATCCGCTGAAAATATACGAATTACCTTTTACAGTACCCGCTTTTGAAGTCGCTTTACACTGGCAGTCTCGTCACAACCAATCCTTGTCTCATCGTTGGTTTCGCAACCTTATAGCCAATGCCTTATCTGACCCTCAAAGTCACTAA
- the mdlC gene encoding benzoylformate decarboxylase, whose translation MNKVHSTTYTLLRKNGMLKVFGNPGSNELPFLKNFPADFEYILALHEGAVVGIADGHALVSQQPSLVNLHAASGTGNAMGALTNAWYSHSPLVITAGQQARSLMGVEAMLSNVDAAQLPKPLVKWSYEPSCSGDVPRAISQAIHMANQPAKGPVYVSIPHDDWDKEIDEDALLLAEREVTTAGSLSIEQLASLTQRINKATNPVLVLGPDVDAYQANDLAIMLAEKMASPVWVAPSAPRCPFPTRHALFRGALPASLAGIAQKLDGHDLIVVIGAPVFRYHQHAPGRYLPKNAELIHVTCDLQEAARAPMGNAYVADIAAMLKSVLPEIKQTMRPMPKGLPVPLPYPTTQHGPLAPEEVFDDLNELAPADAVYVKESTSTVTAFWQRVEMRHQGSYFFPASGGLGFGLPAAVGAQLATDRQVIAVIGDGSANYGITALWTAAQYKVPVVFIILKNGTYGALRWFSRLLEAETAPGLDVPGLDFCAIAKGYGVEAILTNTREEFRAALKKALDAQGPMLIEVPTTTIEP comes from the coding sequence ATGAATAAAGTGCACTCTACAACCTACACACTTTTACGTAAAAATGGCATGTTGAAAGTGTTTGGCAATCCAGGTTCGAATGAACTTCCTTTTCTGAAAAATTTCCCTGCAGATTTCGAGTACATACTGGCGCTTCATGAAGGCGCTGTTGTGGGTATTGCCGATGGTCACGCTCTTGTGAGTCAGCAACCTTCATTAGTGAATTTGCACGCAGCATCGGGTACTGGTAATGCGATGGGGGCTTTGACCAATGCTTGGTATTCCCATTCACCGTTGGTAATTACGGCGGGGCAGCAAGCGCGCTCTTTAATGGGCGTAGAAGCCATGTTATCCAATGTAGATGCTGCACAATTACCCAAGCCATTGGTTAAATGGAGCTATGAGCCATCTTGCTCTGGTGATGTGCCAAGGGCGATTAGCCAAGCGATTCATATGGCGAATCAGCCAGCAAAAGGGCCTGTGTATGTTTCCATCCCGCATGATGATTGGGATAAAGAGATCGATGAGGATGCGCTGCTATTGGCAGAGCGGGAAGTAACTACGGCTGGCTCACTGTCTATTGAACAGTTAGCGTCATTAACACAGCGCATCAATAAAGCGACGAATCCTGTTCTTGTGCTGGGTCCTGATGTGGATGCGTATCAAGCAAATGATCTGGCTATTATGTTGGCCGAAAAAATGGCGTCGCCTGTTTGGGTTGCGCCTTCTGCGCCGCGTTGCCCATTTCCCACTCGTCATGCTCTTTTTCGTGGCGCCTTGCCTGCGTCGCTGGCGGGTATTGCTCAAAAACTGGACGGTCATGATTTGATCGTCGTTATTGGTGCGCCAGTATTTCGCTATCATCAGCATGCACCGGGTCGTTATTTACCTAAAAATGCTGAGTTGATTCATGTTACCTGCGATTTGCAAGAAGCTGCTCGTGCACCGATGGGGAATGCTTATGTGGCGGATATTGCGGCCATGTTGAAATCTGTTTTGCCAGAAATAAAGCAAACTATGCGACCTATGCCAAAAGGTTTGCCTGTTCCTTTGCCTTATCCTACGACACAGCACGGCCCATTAGCACCTGAAGAAGTCTTCGATGATTTAAACGAATTAGCGCCTGCAGATGCTGTCTATGTCAAGGAATCGACTTCGACGGTAACGGCTTTCTGGCAGCGTGTAGAAATGCGTCATCAAGGGAGCTATTTCTTTCCTGCTTCAGGCGGCCTTGGATTCGGTTTGCCTGCCGCAGTAGGGGCTCAGTTAGCAACAGATCGTCAAGTAATCGCGGTTATTGGTGATGGGTCGGCTAACTATGGTATTACCGCGCTTTGGACGGCGGCGCAATATAAGGTGCCTGTGGTGTTTATTATTTTGAAAAACGGTACTTATGGTGCGTTACGTTGGTTTTCGCGCTTGTTAGAGGCGGAAACGGCTCCAGGTCTTGATGTTCCAGGGTTGGATTTTTGTGCCATCGCAAAAGGTTACGGCGTTGAAGCAATACTAACCAATACTCGTGAAGAATTTAGAGCGGCACTTAAGAAAGCATTAGACGCACAGGGCCCCATGTTGATTGAAGTACCGACTACGACTATTGAGCCATAA
- a CDS encoding aldehyde dehydrogenase, with translation MKTHQLLIAGEARSAAANATFQRMNPLSGQVVTDAAAASIADANAAVDAASVAFETWSDSSVGERRRLLLKAADLMESYKDAFIECMVEETGSTPTWAGFNVMVAAGVLREAASLTSQIGGDIIPSNVPDSLAMGIRVPCGVVVGIAPWNAPIILATRAIATPIACGNTVILKASEQCPATHHLIGQVLIEAGLGNGIVNVITNAPKDAADVVGALIDAPAVRRINFTGSTAVGRIIAERAARHLKPVLLELGGKAPFIVLEDADIDAAVEAAAFGAFFNQGQICMSTERLIVVESVADEFAQKLASKAATLKAGDPLDTSNALGTLIAAEAGKKLNGLLADALAKGASLLSGGKAEGVVMPATLIDNVTSQMRIYTEESFGPMVAMMRVKNEEEAICIANDSEYGLSAAVFSKDLARAMKVAKRIESGICHINAPTVHDEPQMPFGGVKSSGYGRFGGKYGIEEFTELRWMTVQMGPRHYPI, from the coding sequence ATGAAAACACATCAACTTTTAATCGCAGGTGAAGCACGTAGCGCAGCGGCCAATGCCACCTTCCAGCGCATGAATCCATTGAGTGGCCAAGTCGTTACTGACGCGGCGGCGGCATCGATTGCCGATGCGAATGCCGCTGTAGACGCTGCATCTGTGGCTTTTGAAACATGGTCAGATTCGAGCGTCGGTGAGCGTAGACGCTTGTTGCTTAAGGCCGCTGACTTGATGGAATCCTACAAAGATGCGTTTATCGAATGCATGGTTGAAGAAACAGGATCTACGCCTACTTGGGCTGGTTTTAACGTGATGGTTGCTGCTGGCGTGTTGCGTGAAGCCGCGTCACTAACCTCGCAAATTGGTGGTGACATTATTCCGTCTAATGTTCCTGACAGTCTTGCCATGGGTATTCGTGTGCCTTGCGGTGTAGTAGTTGGGATTGCTCCCTGGAATGCACCTATTATTTTGGCAACTCGTGCCATCGCTACCCCTATTGCATGTGGTAACACGGTAATTTTAAAAGCTTCCGAGCAATGTCCGGCGACACATCATTTGATTGGTCAGGTGTTGATAGAAGCGGGGCTTGGTAATGGGATCGTTAACGTAATTACCAATGCACCAAAGGACGCTGCGGACGTAGTGGGTGCATTGATTGATGCACCTGCAGTGCGTCGGATCAACTTTACTGGTTCCACAGCAGTAGGGCGAATTATTGCTGAACGAGCGGCTCGTCATCTTAAGCCTGTGTTGCTGGAGTTGGGGGGTAAAGCACCGTTTATTGTGCTGGAAGATGCCGATATTGATGCTGCTGTAGAGGCTGCAGCGTTTGGTGCTTTCTTCAACCAAGGGCAGATCTGTATGTCTACTGAGCGTTTGATTGTCGTCGAGTCAGTTGCAGACGAATTCGCACAGAAGTTAGCATCAAAAGCGGCCACGTTGAAAGCCGGCGACCCTTTGGATACAAGCAATGCATTGGGTACCTTGATTGCAGCTGAAGCAGGTAAAAAATTGAATGGTCTTTTGGCGGATGCGCTTGCTAAAGGCGCGTCACTACTCAGTGGCGGTAAAGCGGAAGGCGTTGTCATGCCAGCAACGCTGATCGATAACGTTACATCACAGATGCGTATTTATACTGAAGAATCATTTGGGCCTATGGTCGCAATGATGCGCGTAAAAAATGAAGAAGAAGCTATTTGTATCGCAAATGATAGTGAGTATGGTCTGTCTGCTGCGGTGTTTAGCAAAGACCTAGCGCGAGCGATGAAAGTTGCTAAGAGAATAGAAAGCGGCATTTGCCATATTAATGCACCCACCGTTCACGATGAACCTCAGATGCCATTTGGTGGTGTTAAATCCAGTGGTTATGGGCGATTCGGTGGGAAGTATGGCATCGAAGAGTTTACCGAATTACGTTGGATGACGGTCCAGATGGGACCAAGACATTATCCGATCTAG
- a CDS encoding ketopantoate reductase family protein, whose protein sequence is MSSQSDKNYGAMGHQPHIAVVGAGAMGCYFGGMLINAGHQVTFVDVNPEQIAIINERGVILETDEGRYVMPAKAALAKDIEKSADLVVLFTKTLHTQAAMESIRHLLTSNTVVLSLQNGLGNAERISKFINRDRIVIGTTLVPADLKGPGHVASHGPSSSHVMDASLKHPAWLSDLAKLLNDASLKTDIDPEIMAVIWSKVAFNAALNAICAITGTAPSRLTPSPVFKELARNIVHETILVGEANGVSLNENYIWENVEMAMRDHSNHKPSMLQDIEAARATEIDAINGAIVEAAVSAGLDAPVNRTLAQLVKLTEQVSLNTKE, encoded by the coding sequence ATGTCTTCACAATCAGATAAAAACTATGGCGCAATGGGTCATCAACCGCATATTGCTGTGGTAGGTGCTGGTGCGATGGGGTGCTACTTTGGTGGCATGTTGATCAATGCCGGTCACCAAGTTACGTTCGTGGATGTGAATCCAGAACAAATTGCGATTATAAATGAACGTGGCGTGATTTTAGAAACAGACGAAGGTCGCTATGTAATGCCTGCCAAAGCAGCGCTGGCAAAAGACATCGAGAAGTCAGCTGACCTTGTTGTTTTGTTTACTAAAACCTTGCACACCCAGGCGGCAATGGAATCTATTCGCCACCTTCTCACGTCTAATACCGTGGTTTTATCTTTGCAGAATGGGCTTGGTAATGCTGAGCGGATCAGTAAGTTTATTAATCGTGATCGTATTGTGATAGGTACAACCTTGGTACCAGCAGATCTTAAAGGGCCTGGTCATGTCGCTTCACATGGGCCATCTAGTTCGCATGTCATGGATGCAAGTTTGAAACATCCTGCTTGGTTGTCTGATTTGGCAAAATTACTCAATGATGCGTCGTTAAAAACAGATATTGACCCTGAAATCATGGCTGTGATTTGGTCTAAAGTTGCATTTAATGCGGCGCTGAATGCCATCTGTGCTATCACAGGTACTGCGCCTAGTAGACTGACTCCATCACCTGTTTTTAAAGAATTGGCTCGAAATATTGTGCATGAAACGATTCTCGTTGGTGAGGCCAATGGGGTTTCTTTAAATGAAAATTACATTTGGGAGAACGTTGAGATGGCCATGCGTGATCATTCGAATCACAAACCGTCAATGTTACAGGATATTGAAGCGGCTCGTGCAACAGAAATCGATGCTATCAACGGTGCAATTGTTGAAGCCGCTGTCAGTGCTGGATTAGATGCCCCTGTTAATCGTACGTTAGCGCAATTAGTAAAATTAACAGAGCAGGTTAGTCTTAATACTAAGGAATGA
- a CDS encoding TRAP transporter substrate-binding protein has protein sequence MKKIMSSCVIMASISLSSVSVLAETTLRFAHFWPATSDVQAKLFSEWAKTVSKESNGELKIEMYPSQTLVKANRAYDGAVNGLADISALVQGYNAGRFPLSEIVQLPGISSSAPQGACILQTLYDEGDINQEYDDSHVLFLFTTGPAYLHTRDQDIQKPSDFKGLKIRRPNAVGGEMLVQMGASPVGMSAPNIYQSLERRVVDGLSFPFEAMKVFRVNELVNYHLQIPYASGLFAVTMNKRSYNRLSPAIKKVIDDNSGMKWSMKAASVFDQLDKEGLQEAEDQGDVIHVVNDPMNDSDWGPLLKKGTESYLDRIEQEGRTTARSVYQKAMSLRAQCDV, from the coding sequence ATGAAAAAAATAATGAGCAGCTGTGTAATTATGGCGTCCATCTCTTTATCTTCAGTTTCTGTTTTAGCAGAAACAACACTTCGTTTCGCGCATTTTTGGCCAGCTACCTCTGATGTACAGGCTAAGCTATTTAGTGAGTGGGCAAAAACAGTGTCGAAGGAATCAAATGGGGAGTTGAAAATTGAAATGTACCCATCTCAAACACTCGTGAAGGCAAATAGAGCTTATGATGGTGCTGTGAATGGATTGGCGGATATAAGTGCGCTGGTTCAGGGGTATAATGCAGGGCGTTTCCCTTTATCTGAAATAGTCCAATTACCTGGTATTTCCTCTTCTGCACCTCAAGGAGCATGTATTTTACAAACGCTGTACGACGAAGGTGATATTAATCAAGAGTACGATGATAGTCATGTTTTATTTTTGTTCACTACAGGGCCTGCTTATCTTCATACCCGTGATCAAGACATCCAAAAGCCTAGTGATTTTAAAGGTTTAAAAATCCGTCGACCCAATGCTGTAGGTGGGGAGATGCTAGTTCAAATGGGCGCGTCGCCCGTTGGTATGTCTGCACCTAATATCTATCAATCTCTTGAACGACGTGTTGTTGATGGCTTGAGCTTTCCGTTTGAAGCGATGAAGGTTTTTCGCGTTAACGAGTTAGTTAACTACCATCTTCAAATTCCATACGCGAGTGGGCTATTTGCAGTGACCATGAATAAGCGTTCTTATAACCGCTTGTCACCAGCGATAAAAAAAGTCATTGATGATAATAGTGGTATGAAATGGTCTATGAAAGCGGCGAGCGTATTTGATCAGTTGGATAAAGAAGGCCTTCAAGAAGCGGAAGATCAAGGGGACGTTATTCATGTTGTCAATGATCCAATGAATGATTCCGATTGGGGGCCTTTGTTGAAAAAAGGTACTGAGTCATATCTGGACCGTATTGAGCAAGAGGGACGCACTACCGCTCGGAGCGTTTACCAGAAAGCGATGTCCTTGAGAGCTCAGTGTGATGTTTAA
- a CDS encoding OmpA family protein: MKTFIKTISLIGVLFTLSDFAVAESLYASSVQTRLADADRDGVIDARDLCPDTPEGSAIDNYGCPNQITKLLSVELNVLFDSGKADIKPRFYSELKDLAKFLQDHPASTVIIEGHTDSKGSSELNRSLSQKRASAIADVLVDSFRIKPDRVKGIGYGETRPIASNDTDTGRKQNRRVVAEVFSKQQLSNERWTIYSVDQNTSTALNKN; encoded by the coding sequence ATGAAGACATTCATTAAAACCATCAGCCTCATAGGGGTATTATTTACCTTAAGTGATTTTGCTGTCGCAGAAAGCCTATACGCCTCAAGTGTACAGACTCGTCTTGCTGATGCGGATAGAGATGGTGTTATTGATGCTCGAGATCTCTGTCCAGATACACCAGAAGGCTCAGCTATTGACAACTATGGCTGCCCAAACCAAATAACAAAGTTACTCTCTGTTGAATTAAACGTATTGTTTGACTCTGGTAAAGCCGATATAAAACCTCGATTCTATTCAGAGCTAAAAGACCTCGCGAAATTCTTACAAGATCATCCAGCAAGCACCGTTATCATTGAAGGCCATACGGATAGTAAAGGCTCAAGCGAACTGAACCGTTCACTATCTCAAAAACGCGCCTCAGCAATCGCCGATGTACTTGTTGATAGCTTTAGAATCAAACCAGATAGAGTAAAAGGTATTGGTTATGGTGAAACTCGCCCTATCGCCAGCAACGATACAGACACTGGCAGAAAACAAAATCGTCGAGTAGTAGCAGAAGTTTTTTCAAAACAGCAGCTGTCTAACGAGCGATGGACAATTTATAGCGTAGACCAGAACACAAGTACCGCATTAAACAAAAATTAA
- a CDS encoding VOC family protein, producing MSIRYLHAMIRTDKPEESHQFYTEGLGLIQTRRMDSEKGQFSLIYYATEKGAPEVELTHNWSDRSYISGDQFGHLAFEVDDIYQVCEKLQSMGVTILRPPRDGHMAFIKDPNNISIELLQKNGSLEIIEPWASMENVGSW from the coding sequence ATGTCCATTCGATATCTGCACGCCATGATAAGAACGGATAAACCTGAAGAAAGTCATCAGTTTTATACTGAAGGCTTGGGGTTAATTCAAACAAGACGCATGGACAGTGAAAAAGGTCAATTCTCATTGATCTATTATGCAACGGAAAAAGGCGCCCCAGAGGTAGAACTCACCCATAACTGGAGCGACCGCAGTTACATAAGTGGTGATCAATTTGGCCACCTAGCCTTTGAAGTTGATGACATTTATCAAGTTTGCGAAAAATTGCAATCTATGGGCGTCACTATATTGCGTCCACCTCGTGACGGACACATGGCGTTCATTAAAGACCCTAACAATATTTCCATCGAACTTCTCCAAAAAAATGGATCACTTGAAATTATCGAACCATGGGCTTCAATGGAAAACGTAGGAAGCTGGTAG
- a CDS encoding nucleoid-associated protein, whose product MSISNLIVHEIQKHEGERKAILIARPNENPVDGQAEALSAQVTNLFNRSGMNTGRFVNPQGSDEGAQLPTLLSKHFKDDTFVDFSGFTKDCAAEYLTYLEPVEEAEGGLLWFNHYELHDTHFLYIVMLKRKKGIGLSVDLSLSQIEQIETEKLHMSLRINLTAWQAGDEGRYISFRFGRAPKSESEYFTQFIGCDEPKVAAKETRKLVDLTSAFCQSEGLPSKQANEFKKVVSEHCKAKAQDREPLAIKDIASQVESRFSIEQANKFLEIADSDSFKMEKEIFVEKAALKKLTRLSGSSRALTLSFDSELLGESVVFDADSGTLVIKELPKSLLKQLQSMSN is encoded by the coding sequence GTGTCTATTAGCAACTTAATTGTGCATGAGATTCAAAAACATGAAGGTGAGCGTAAAGCCATCTTAATCGCACGCCCGAATGAAAATCCTGTTGATGGGCAAGCGGAAGCGCTTTCTGCTCAGGTAACGAATTTATTTAATCGTTCAGGTATGAATACAGGGCGTTTTGTTAATCCGCAAGGAAGTGATGAAGGCGCGCAACTACCGACTTTGCTTTCCAAGCATTTTAAGGACGATACCTTTGTCGATTTTTCAGGGTTTACTAAAGATTGTGCAGCAGAGTATCTGACATACTTAGAGCCTGTTGAGGAAGCTGAAGGTGGTTTGTTGTGGTTTAATCATTATGAGCTGCACGACACGCATTTCTTATACATAGTGATGTTGAAGCGTAAAAAAGGCATTGGACTTAGTGTTGATCTTAGTTTGTCTCAAATAGAACAAATTGAAACAGAAAAGCTGCACATGTCTTTACGTATCAATTTGACGGCTTGGCAAGCCGGTGACGAAGGGCGTTATATCTCGTTTCGTTTTGGCCGTGCTCCTAAGTCCGAAAGTGAATATTTTACTCAGTTTATTGGTTGTGATGAGCCTAAAGTTGCGGCAAAAGAAACGCGTAAACTAGTGGATTTGACCTCTGCGTTTTGTCAATCAGAGGGTTTGCCATCTAAGCAGGCAAATGAATTTAAGAAAGTGGTTTCTGAGCATTGTAAGGCGAAAGCTCAAGATCGTGAACCTTTGGCTATCAAGGACATTGCTTCTCAGGTTGAATCTCGGTTTTCTATAGAGCAGGCGAATAAGTTTTTGGAAATCGCAGACTCTGATAGCTTTAAGATGGAAAAAGAAATTTTTGTCGAAAAAGCCGCACTGAAAAAACTCACACGATTATCTGGAAGTTCACGTGCTCTGACGTTAAGTTTTGATAGTGAGCTTTTGGGAGAGTCGGTGGTATTTGATGCAGACTCTGGAACGCTTGTTATTAAAGAGTTGCCAAAGAGTCTGCTCAAGCAATTGCAGTCTATGTCTAACTAG
- a CDS encoding HAD family hydrolase — MTYSYKAIIFDCDGVIVDTENISNNILKSMLSQYGLELDDETLHAKFTGFTNQENLANAEKLLGRALPENFDDDYRKQFHTIIEASLEPIHGVRNLLDKITTPIAMATNARRKEMNFKLDKIQLSERFATRFCVDDVENGKPAPDLYLKAAKALNVDPKDCLVIEDSIAGIMAGKAAGMRVLAFSETIDAKIQAAAGATECFNTMEELEGLLGL, encoded by the coding sequence ATGACTTACTCTTACAAAGCAATAATATTTGATTGTGATGGCGTTATTGTCGACACGGAAAATATATCAAATAACATTCTAAAGTCCATGCTGAGCCAATATGGCCTTGAACTTGATGACGAAACATTGCATGCAAAATTTACCGGATTCACCAATCAAGAAAACCTCGCCAACGCCGAAAAATTGTTAGGTAGAGCCCTACCTGAAAATTTTGACGACGATTACCGAAAGCAGTTCCACACCATTATTGAAGCAAGCTTAGAGCCCATTCACGGCGTACGTAATTTGCTCGATAAAATCACCACCCCCATCGCGATGGCTACCAACGCTCGCCGTAAAGAAATGAACTTCAAATTGGATAAAATCCAATTATCTGAACGATTTGCCACACGCTTTTGCGTTGACGACGTTGAAAACGGCAAACCGGCTCCAGATCTCTACCTAAAAGCCGCAAAAGCACTGAATGTCGACCCAAAAGATTGCTTAGTGATTGAAGATTCTATTGCAGGCATTATGGCAGGTAAGGCGGCAGGTATGCGAGTACTGGCGTTTAGTGAAACTATCGATGCAAAAATACAAGCTGCCGCTGGCGCGACAGAGTGCTTTAATACCATGGAAGAACTTGAAGGCTTATTAGGTCTTTAA
- a CDS encoding DUF2947 family protein yields MYQPLECFSKNWIFKRNDPKVEPEDLQEIRLLSEQRAAQIWRDYISDEQVHPDHFTDKDWLKKTTDKAPITKLQWEKSWDSDQTSLPDGFLAHFDAWGDDTTVFFCCHNELIFELKWGVFKRTWKTFLFLDNGPVLVGKKKKQAAQFHSNGWVNLLFRET; encoded by the coding sequence TTGTATCAACCGTTAGAATGTTTTTCCAAAAATTGGATTTTTAAGCGAAACGACCCAAAAGTAGAGCCAGAAGATTTGCAAGAAATACGTCTTTTGAGCGAGCAACGAGCCGCCCAAATTTGGCGAGATTATATTAGTGATGAGCAAGTGCATCCGGATCACTTTACCGATAAAGATTGGTTGAAAAAAACCACTGATAAAGCGCCAATTACTAAGCTTCAATGGGAAAAATCATGGGACAGTGATCAGACGTCGCTACCAGATGGTTTCTTGGCACATTTTGATGCTTGGGGTGATGACACCACCGTGTTTTTTTGCTGTCACAACGAGTTGATTTTTGAACTTAAGTGGGGAGTTTTCAAACGTACGTGGAAGACCTTTTTGTTCTTAGATAACGGGCCTGTTTTAGTCGGTAAAAAGAAGAAGCAAGCAGCGCAGTTTCATTCTAACGGTTGGGTAAATTTGTTATTTAGAGAAACCTAA
- a CDS encoding tRNA-uridine aminocarboxypropyltransferase yields the protein MKIVPTKHCVDILREECKTQSMRPFKARGSNAIRCPHCLMAEFSCFCHLRVNQSSPIEFILLFHRDEIHKPTNSGRLIADLFPNDTQAYLWSRTEPSATLLNQLKNRQGHCTLLFPNTQTAQIQKRQQRSLVPQTNKTDVKHTFIILDGTWKQASKMFHQSEWLKDIPHLEISSEAKRSFLVRHSSHQIQFATAEVTAMLLDTLGHNDHSQLLLNYYQSFNAHCLASRKRSLSLPI from the coding sequence ATGAAAATAGTGCCAACCAAACACTGCGTCGACATATTACGCGAAGAATGTAAAACGCAATCCATGAGGCCGTTCAAAGCCAGAGGGTCTAACGCCATTCGCTGTCCACATTGCCTAATGGCCGAATTTTCCTGTTTTTGTCATCTTAGAGTAAACCAATCATCCCCTATCGAATTTATCTTACTTTTTCATCGAGATGAAATACATAAGCCAACCAATAGTGGAAGACTCATCGCAGATCTGTTTCCCAACGACACACAAGCATACCTATGGAGCAGAACGGAGCCATCAGCAACACTATTGAACCAACTAAAAAATCGACAAGGACACTGCACACTGCTATTTCCAAATACGCAAACGGCACAAATACAAAAAAGACAACAGCGAAGCCTTGTCCCACAGACAAACAAAACCGATGTAAAACATACTTTTATTATTTTGGACGGGACATGGAAACAAGCAAGCAAGATGTTTCATCAAAGCGAGTGGCTAAAAGACATCCCTCATCTTGAAATAAGCAGCGAGGCGAAGCGCTCTTTTCTTGTGCGCCATTCAAGCCATCAAATACAGTTTGCCACCGCCGAAGTCACCGCCATGTTACTCGACACACTAGGGCACAATGACCACAGTCAGTTGCTGCTTAATTACTACCAGTCATTCAATGCGCATTGCCTCGCAAGTCGAAAACGGAGTCTCAGCCTTCCTATATGA